The following proteins come from a genomic window of bacterium:
- the amrS gene encoding AmmeMemoRadiSam system radical SAM enzyme — protein sequence MKKPLIISFLFLAVLLLIVCGLGKRFTESAPSLLGSVHKITTFSRTDALKADLSLKEAMFYSPLDNGSVQCGLCPRRCVLKESQRGICRVRVNYGGKLYSLVYGKPVSIHIDPVEKKPLYHFLPGSMSFSLATAGCNLSCMFCQNWEISQSYPENTRHFNVPPEEIVSNALKEGCESIAFTYTEPTVFYEYMLDTAKLAKQKGLKTVWITCGFIEEEPLRELCGYLDAANVDLKGFSENFYSEYTNSSLRPVLKTFKILKEENVHTELTNLIIPGVNDSEKLINDMCSWIAANIGTEMPVHFSRFYPHYQLRNRPPTPVKTLLEAKKIAESKGIKYVYIGNVAGEGLSDTYCPNCKRMLIKRSGYYIEINNIKDGKCKYCGAGIQGVWDF from the coding sequence ATGAAAAAACCTCTTATAATCTCTTTTTTATTTTTGGCTGTGCTGTTACTGATTGTGTGCGGTCTCGGAAAACGATTTACAGAATCCGCTCCTTCCCTGCTCGGGTCCGTTCACAAAATAACGACTTTCTCCAGGACAGATGCCCTGAAAGCCGACCTGTCTTTAAAAGAGGCTATGTTTTATTCCCCGCTGGACAACGGAAGCGTGCAGTGCGGACTCTGTCCGCGGCGGTGCGTACTCAAGGAGAGCCAAAGAGGCATATGCAGAGTCAGGGTCAATTACGGGGGTAAACTTTATTCCCTGGTTTACGGCAAACCCGTATCCATTCATATCGATCCCGTAGAAAAAAAACCCCTTTACCATTTTCTGCCGGGAAGCATGTCTTTTTCGCTTGCCACGGCCGGCTGCAATCTAAGCTGTATGTTCTGCCAGAACTGGGAGATCAGCCAGTCTTACCCCGAAAATACGCGCCATTTTAACGTTCCGCCGGAAGAAATTGTTTCAAACGCATTGAAAGAAGGCTGTGAATCGATAGCATTCACTTACACAGAACCCACCGTATTTTACGAATATATGCTTGATACGGCAAAACTTGCAAAACAGAAAGGGCTGAAGACCGTCTGGATAACATGCGGATTCATAGAAGAAGAACCCTTAAGGGAATTATGCGGATATCTCGACGCCGCAAATGTAGACCTGAAAGGTTTCAGCGAGAATTTTTACAGCGAATATACCAATTCATCCCTGCGGCCGGTGCTGAAAACTTTCAAAATACTTAAAGAAGAAAATGTACATACCGAATTGACAAATCTGATAATACCCGGCGTTAATGATTCCGAAAAACTGATAAATGACATGTGTTCATGGATTGCGGCAAATATCGGCACGGAAATGCCCGTTCATTTTTCAAGATTCTATCCCCATTACCAGCTGAGAAACAGGCCTCCGACGCCTGTAAAAACACTCCTGGAAGCAAAAAAAATAGCCGAATCAAAAGGCATAAAATATGTTTATATAGGAAATGTCGCGGGAGAAGGCCTTTCCGACACATATTGTCCCAATTGTAAACGCATGCTGATAAAAAGATCGGGATATTACATCGAAATCAATAATATAAAAGACGGGAAGTGCAAATATTGCGGAGCCGGTATACAGGGAGTGTGGGACTTTTAA
- a CDS encoding TerB family tellurite resistance protein, whose amino-acid sequence MKTKKTEKKPVKNKGKELIKDISLLWVLMTASDGSVAMGELNCLNDFLQAKGATEDDIDEIYHFVSVEMEKSPGVEIIERISESYTVAEKMSIVTAVKKLSGSDKSFAPVQEKLIKETCSFLGLQEADII is encoded by the coding sequence ATGAAAACCAAAAAAACCGAAAAAAAACCCGTTAAAAACAAAGGGAAAGAGCTTATAAAAGACATTTCCCTCTTATGGGTACTGATGACCGCTTCCGACGGCTCCGTTGCTATGGGAGAACTTAACTGCCTGAACGATTTCCTGCAGGCAAAAGGCGCAACCGAAGACGATATAGATGAGATATACCATTTTGTTTCCGTTGAAATGGAAAAATCGCCCGGTGTGGAAATAATAGAGAGAATCAGCGAATCCTATACCGTCGCGGAAAAGATGTCTATAGTCACGGCGGTAAAAAAGCTTTCCGGCTCTGATAAATCTTTTGCGCCCGTTCAGGAAAAACTCATTAAGGAAACCTGCTCCTTTTTAGGGCTCCAGGAAGCGGATATTATATAA
- a CDS encoding glycosyltransferase family 2 protein has translation MKNSETGVYLSICVPVFNEEDNIPILVDRIVKVMGKENCKYEIIMVDDCSTDNSWKAMIEAKTKCPSLRCLQFEKNSGESAAENASMKASRGEILMTIDADLENEPEDIPAFLEKIRDFDCVCGTRVGKRKDGFIKNMSSRTANFIRNSVLQDKITDAGCTYRAFRKECFESIVMYNGFHRFLPTLFKMKGFSVAEIPVGHSKRMYGKSKYGVWNRLFKSFADMLAVRWMKKRMLNYSVKQER, from the coding sequence ATGAAAAATTCCGAGACAGGCGTATACCTTTCAATTTGTGTCCCCGTTTTCAATGAGGAAGATAATATCCCCATTCTGGTGGATCGTATCGTTAAAGTTATGGGGAAAGAAAATTGCAAGTATGAAATAATTATGGTGGATGACTGCAGTACGGATAATTCATGGAAAGCGATGATTGAAGCGAAAACAAAATGCCCGTCCCTGCGCTGCCTTCAATTTGAAAAAAATTCCGGGGAAAGCGCGGCTGAAAACGCTTCAATGAAAGCTTCCAGAGGTGAAATCCTTATGACTATCGATGCCGACCTTGAAAATGAACCCGAAGATATTCCCGCGTTTCTGGAAAAAATAAGGGATTTCGATTGCGTCTGCGGAACCAGGGTGGGAAAAAGGAAAGACGGTTTTATTAAAAATATGTCTTCGCGGACGGCTAATTTTATCAGGAACAGCGTGCTCCAGGATAAAATTACCGATGCCGGGTGCACCTATCGCGCGTTCAGGAAAGAGTGTTTCGAAAGTATTGTTATGTATAACGGCTTTCACCGCTTTCTTCCGACGCTCTTTAAAATGAAAGGTTTTTCAGTCGCGGAGATACCCGTCGGACATTCGAAAAGGATGTACGGTAAATCAAAATACGGTGTCTGGAACAGGCTTTTTAAATCTTTTGCCGATATGCTGGCGGTCAGGTGGATGAAAAAACGGATGCTTAATTATTCAGTAAAACAGGAGAGATAA
- a CDS encoding Gfo/Idh/MocA family oxidoreductase codes for MKILLAGLGRWGSNHLRILKMLNAEVFVADPSGQSKKYALDNNIPEKNFSGSLDDFIDKVDAVDIVTPADTHYSLCLKAMQKGKDVFIEKPLTLKSSECKKLSETAEEKKLILQVGHVFRFDPATAFMVQQIKEGVLGKIQWMIGNFYGFKRPRMDAGVTWSDSLHFIDLFNYLMGSVPKKVLARLNDNLGRGMDDASWVSLIYENAEAEVRANYFRPHKKREVVIIGSEATLECDFSSSQDKIKIYKNTHIRNKNTWVATQGEVITQEIMQAEPLVLELNSFIDCVKTREKPLAGGWDGYNVVKIIEAAYESSKSGGIIDLA; via the coding sequence ATGAAAATATTACTTGCGGGTTTGGGAAGGTGGGGAAGCAACCATTTAAGAATACTTAAGATGCTTAACGCCGAGGTTTTTGTGGCGGATCCTTCCGGGCAGTCAAAAAAATATGCGTTGGACAACAATATTCCCGAGAAGAATTTTTCCGGTTCTCTGGATGATTTCATTGATAAAGTGGACGCGGTGGATATTGTCACTCCTGCCGATACCCATTACTCTTTATGCCTTAAAGCCATGCAGAAAGGAAAAGATGTTTTTATCGAGAAACCTCTCACTCTAAAATCTTCGGAATGTAAGAAGCTGTCTGAAACCGCCGAAGAAAAGAAACTGATCCTTCAGGTGGGACATGTTTTCCGCTTTGACCCCGCAACGGCATTTATGGTTCAGCAGATAAAGGAAGGGGTTCTGGGAAAAATCCAGTGGATGATAGGGAATTTTTACGGTTTTAAAAGGCCGAGAATGGATGCGGGAGTCACATGGTCCGATTCGCTGCATTTTATTGATTTGTTCAATTACCTTATGGGTAGTGTGCCGAAGAAAGTTTTAGCCAGGCTTAATGATAACCTGGGCAGGGGCATGGATGATGCTTCCTGGGTGTCTTTGATATATGAAAATGCGGAAGCCGAAGTAAGAGCAAATTATTTTCGGCCGCATAAAAAGAGAGAGGTTGTAATCATCGGCTCTGAGGCCACGCTGGAGTGTGATTTTAGTTCCTCTCAGGACAAAATTAAGATATACAAGAATACTCATATAAGAAATAAGAACACGTGGGTTGCGACTCAGGGAGAGGTTATCACGCAGGAAATAATGCAGGCGGAACCTCTTGTTCTGGAGTTGAACAGTTTTATTGATTGTGTAAAGACCAGGGAAAAACCGCTGGCCGGCGGATGGGACGGTTATAATGTGGTAAAAATAATTGAAGCGGCGTATGAATCCTCGAAATCCGGCGGAATTATTGATTTAGCTTGA
- a CDS encoding FAD-dependent oxidoreductase yields the protein MEKDKDKTVIIAGAGLRGLSAAYYLCKKGVSPIVFSPAKNPGGILQTVKSGENIFDVYPKNLALQSPESLKMSRDLYPGGIKTISLRPVFFTETGFKTYPENLMSVIKLLGIPGSLSFLLKRFGAPDRRRGSENTLEYLAARHIGERLYGLFIRAFLEKMFGAPCKNLSPFLWANLSSFLVPIEQNGLTSGNNTFYPDKEPLRLTDRLFLYLKRKNTKFIFEAPLKETEISRNTITKIVAGTRDYFPDKLILAYPVHNFINSIISLIPQNVRDASSSLRARNLLCVNILINAPGRAGRGPVFISNPGIGASIAHFFFNAGRNDTCSGITLLYFCDSKDELWDKTDEEITNKALYELKTMALAEPKLFIRADVHRFEEALPVYEAGFEDKINIIKNYFNRIKNIRLCDPSPVPGFVEYEMASGIKAAKSAVESI from the coding sequence ATGGAAAAGGATAAGGATAAAACCGTTATAATAGCCGGAGCCGGTCTTCGCGGGTTGTCGGCAGCTTACTATCTTTGCAAAAAAGGTGTTTCCCCGATCGTATTCAGCCCTGCGAAAAATCCGGGCGGGATATTACAAACCGTTAAATCCGGCGAAAACATCTTCGACGTATATCCCAAAAACCTTGCATTGCAGTCTCCTGAATCACTGAAAATGTCACGGGACCTTTATCCCGGGGGAATAAAGACAATAAGCCTGCGTCCTGTATTTTTTACTGAAACCGGATTCAAGACTTATCCCGAAAACCTCATGTCCGTCATAAAGCTCCTGGGCATACCCGGGAGTTTATCATTCCTCTTAAAAAGGTTTGGCGCCCCGGACAGGAGGAGGGGCTCGGAAAACACATTGGAATATCTTGCGGCAAGACATATCGGAGAAAGATTATACGGGCTTTTTATCAGGGCTTTTCTGGAAAAGATGTTCGGCGCGCCCTGTAAAAACCTGAGCCCTTTCTTATGGGCAAACCTCAGTTCTTTCCTGGTCCCGATAGAGCAAAACGGTCTCACTTCGGGAAACAATACTTTTTACCCGGATAAGGAACCTCTGCGGTTAACCGACAGGCTTTTTTTATATTTAAAGCGCAAAAACACAAAATTCATATTTGAAGCGCCCCTCAAAGAAACCGAGATCTCCCGGAACACAATCACAAAAATAGTGGCGGGAACAAGGGATTATTTCCCTGATAAACTGATTTTGGCATATCCGGTTCATAATTTTATAAATTCAATTATCTCTCTGATTCCCCAAAACGTCAGGGACGCGTCATCAAGCCTGCGCGCAAGAAACCTTTTATGCGTCAATATCTTAATTAATGCTCCGGGCCGGGCCGGACGAGGACCCGTATTCATATCCAACCCCGGGATAGGCGCTTCAATAGCCCATTTTTTCTTTAACGCCGGAAGGAATGACACCTGTTCGGGCATAACTTTATTATATTTCTGTGACTCCAAAGATGAACTGTGGGATAAAACAGATGAAGAAATAACAAACAAGGCATTATATGAACTGAAAACAATGGCTCTTGCTGAGCCGAAATTATTTATAAGAGCGGACGTCCATCGATTCGAAGAAGCGCTTCCCGTATATGAAGCCGGCTTTGAAGACAAAATAAACATAATCAAAAATTATTTTAACCGGATAAAAAACATCCGATTATGCGATCCTTCACCCGTTCCGGGGTTTGTGGAATATGAAATGGCGAGCGGCATAAAAGCCGCAAAATCAGCGGTGGAATCTATATAG
- a CDS encoding lipid-A-disaccharide synthase N-terminal domain-containing protein, which translates to MSQIANYFFEIAGRLKSPWAIIGAVGMICFSSRFLVQWIASEKKKQSVIPVSFWYLSIIGSLLLLAYGLFYVRDPFFILGYLFNSVVYFRNLYFIHKKRVV; encoded by the coding sequence ATGAGCCAGATAGCGAATTATTTCTTTGAAATAGCGGGCAGGCTGAAAAGTCCATGGGCGATAATAGGGGCTGTGGGTATGATTTGTTTCAGTTCCAGGTTCCTTGTCCAGTGGATAGCAAGCGAAAAGAAGAAACAAAGCGTTATTCCGGTTTCCTTCTGGTATCTAAGCATTATAGGAAGCCTTCTTCTCCTGGCATACGGTCTTTTCTACGTAAGAGACCCGTTTTTTATCCTTGGTTATCTTTTTAACAGCGTAGTGTATTTCCGCAATTTGTATTTTATCCATAAGAAAAGAGTTGTTTGA
- a CDS encoding glycosyltransferase family 39 protein: protein MKTFLSDYKFDILVITAVFILTSFAGYWNIPVERTQEARIAVTAREALEDGNWLIPTLNGAPRLKKPPLMTWIVALSYKCFGKINEFSARFPSVLFAYIAALGLFFLGIRLFGRLEARVSSLVMITAFQFIKHSRLAEIDMALLLCVLFTKMFWYLALSSRERKRLFYILGYIAGAVAVNLKGPAGFVIPFVSFLTLLLLMKRFDEFKKWLNPAGILLCIVLSSSWYLLAVFHEKRIASAVFRDELEIAFIKGIDHPGPFYYYLYTLFICFAPWTVFMYAAAFFALVKKEKNREMLFVLVWFFVSLVLLSLTPNKQPHYALLGFPPMALITGWFAGDIAKRKSAKKYLMIITCVLVSAVTAGALADSFFLHKKIYPDSSFKGFADKIKEDKIDIRDIYTYKFMNAELIFYLGGPLPVIKPDELSRILKDRGNMYIITRAEDAPDLPQGRELIRYRYDGRIYVLLSI from the coding sequence TTGAAGACTTTTTTGTCAGATTATAAATTCGATATACTTGTAATTACCGCGGTTTTTATTCTTACTTCATTCGCGGGATATTGGAATATCCCCGTTGAAAGGACACAGGAAGCGAGGATTGCCGTTACCGCCAGGGAAGCATTGGAGGACGGCAACTGGCTTATTCCCACGCTTAACGGCGCCCCGAGATTAAAGAAACCTCCTCTCATGACATGGATAGTCGCTTTGTCATATAAATGTTTTGGAAAAATAAACGAGTTCAGCGCCAGGTTTCCTTCAGTCCTGTTTGCCTATATAGCCGCTTTGGGTCTTTTCTTTCTCGGTATAAGGCTTTTCGGGAGACTGGAAGCCCGGGTTTCATCGCTTGTGATGATTACGGCATTTCAATTTATAAAACATTCACGGCTGGCTGAAATTGATATGGCCCTTTTACTTTGTGTTTTATTCACGAAGATGTTCTGGTATCTGGCGCTTTCTTCGCGGGAAAGAAAGCGGTTATTTTATATTCTGGGGTACATTGCCGGGGCAGTGGCCGTTAATCTCAAAGGCCCCGCCGGTTTTGTTATCCCGTTTGTATCTTTTCTGACATTGCTTTTGCTGATGAAAAGATTCGATGAATTCAAGAAATGGCTTAATCCCGCCGGCATATTGCTGTGTATCGTCCTCAGTTCAAGCTGGTATCTGCTTGCCGTCTTCCATGAAAAAAGAATAGCATCCGCGGTATTCAGAGATGAACTTGAAATAGCATTTATCAAAGGGATAGACCACCCGGGCCCTTTTTATTACTATTTATACACTCTTTTTATTTGTTTTGCCCCCTGGACGGTATTTATGTACGCGGCGGCTTTTTTTGCGCTGGTAAAAAAGGAAAAAAACAGGGAGATGCTTTTTGTTCTGGTATGGTTTTTTGTTTCGCTGGTGCTTTTATCTTTAACGCCCAACAAGCAGCCTCATTATGCTTTGCTGGGGTTTCCTCCCATGGCGCTTATAACAGGCTGGTTTGCCGGTGATATCGCGAAGCGTAAAAGCGCGAAAAAATATCTTATGATAATAACCTGTGTCCTTGTGTCGGCGGTGACGGCGGGAGCGCTTGCCGATTCTTTCTTTCTTCATAAAAAAATATATCCGGATTCTTCTTTTAAGGGCTTTGCGGACAAGATAAAGGAAGATAAGATAGATATCCGGGATATATATACCTATAAGTTCATGAATGCCGAACTCATTTTTTACCTGGGCGGGCCGCTCCCGGTAATAAAACCGGATGAGCTCAGCCGGATCCTTAAGGACCGCGGGAATATGTATATAATAACAAGGGCGGAAGACGCGCCCGATTTACCTCAGGGCCGGGAACTTATAAGATACCGGTATGACGGCAGGATTTATGTTCTGCTGTCTATATAG
- a CDS encoding PilZ domain-containing protein: MKGERRRFQRLKISGTIKVFKKGFIGKSEPIHVHISDISRAGAKIVSAVSLNQNVNVILAFKSKDMINPIEIKGKTLWSRPLDLKGKQFIMTGIKFSKTCDKEYEDIATMLIAHLG, translated from the coding sequence ATGAAAGGCGAAAGACGCAGATTCCAGCGTTTAAAGATTTCGGGCACTATAAAAGTTTTCAAAAAGGGGTTTATCGGCAAAAGCGAACCCATACATGTCCATATATCCGATATATCACGGGCGGGAGCTAAAATCGTAAGCGCCGTTTCTCTGAATCAGAATGTCAACGTAATACTTGCTTTTAAGTCAAAAGACATGATTAATCCCATTGAAATCAAGGGGAAAACACTGTGGTCAAGACCGCTCGACCTTAAAGGAAAACAGTTTATCATGACCGGCATAAAATTCTCAAAGACCTGCGATAAGGAGTATGAAGATATCGCCACAATGCTCATAGCTCACCTGGGGTGA
- a CDS encoding DegT/DnrJ/EryC1/StrS family aminotransferase, which translates to MGKIPLSKVYESQEIRNSILKVIDSGNFILGPESGSFEKELACYLGVKRFVLSNSWTSAVYLLLKAMNIEEGKEILLPSLTAFPSVEPICHVGLKPVFVDIDETYCMDPDDLRKKITPESAGILPVHLYGQAANMEEIMAIAEEKGLFIIEDCAQAIGAKYNGKQAGSLTIASGFSFYPSKNLTVYGDGGGIATNDDSLADEVVALRNHGRKSKFFNDEIGFNMRFNEIQAVVGRCQLRVIDELNAKRRKHAARYSSLLQGVVKIPEIRKLSEHVFHMYVIEVADRDKLRDFLKQKGIGTGIHYPVPVHKQPAIINLFGDISLPKTEEAVDKILSLPMFPDLTEKEIDFVAGCIKEFTGR; encoded by the coding sequence ATGGGAAAAATACCATTGTCAAAAGTATATGAATCGCAGGAAATCCGAAATAGTATCCTGAAGGTTATTGATTCGGGTAATTTTATTTTAGGGCCGGAGTCCGGGTCGTTTGAAAAAGAGCTTGCCTGTTATCTGGGTGTGAAAAGGTTTGTCCTTTCAAATTCATGGACATCCGCGGTCTATCTTCTATTGAAGGCCATGAATATCGAAGAAGGAAAAGAAATCCTTCTCCCGTCCCTGACCGCTTTTCCTTCCGTGGAGCCGATATGCCATGTCGGGTTAAAGCCGGTTTTTGTCGATATTGATGAAACTTATTGTATGGATCCTGATGACCTGAGGAAAAAAATAACTCCGGAATCCGCGGGTATTTTGCCCGTTCACCTGTACGGACAGGCTGCCAACATGGAAGAGATAATGGCTATCGCCGAAGAAAAAGGGTTGTTTATAATTGAAGATTGCGCGCAGGCCATCGGAGCAAAATATAACGGCAAGCAGGCAGGCAGCCTTACGATAGCTTCGGGTTTTTCATTTTACCCGTCAAAAAACCTTACCGTATATGGAGACGGGGGAGGAATTGCCACAAATGACGATTCTCTTGCCGACGAAGTGGTTGCGCTGAGGAATCATGGCAGAAAAAGTAAATTTTTCAATGATGAGATTGGTTTCAATATGAGATTCAACGAGATTCAGGCAGTTGTCGGCCGGTGCCAGCTTCGGGTTATTGATGAGTTAAACGCAAAAAGAAGGAAACATGCGGCAAGGTATTCATCTCTGCTGCAGGGAGTGGTAAAAATTCCCGAAATCAGGAAATTATCAGAGCATGTTTTCCATATGTATGTAATAGAAGTTGCCGATAGGGACAAACTTCGGGATTTCCTTAAGCAGAAGGGAATCGGGACCGGCATACATTATCCCGTTCCTGTCCATAAACAACCGGCGATAATAAATCTTTTTGGAGATATATCCCTGCCGAAAACGGAAGAAGCCGTTGATAAGATATTGTCTCTTCCGATGTTCCCCGATCTGACTGAAAAAGAGATTGATTTTGTGGCGGGATGCATCAAGGAATTTACAGGAAGATAA